The genome window AGAAAACAGTAAAAGAGAAGAAAATTACCAAGACATAATAAAAGAATTATCTGAGAAATTCAACATAGTTGAAGATGTAAAAGAAGATGTTAGAGAAATAAAGAAAAAGATATTTCATTAGTAACTTAAAGATAGCTTAAAGCACTCGTATATGGATTATGAGGGCTTTTTATTTTTTATAAGGAGGTTTTGTTCATGGCAAAAGTATTCCTAGATCCAGGACATGGCGGTAAAGATCCTGGAGCAGTGGGACAAGGACTACAGGAAAAAGACATAGCCTTATCAGTAACATTAAAGGTAGGTCAAATACTTAAAAATCACGGAGTAGATGTATATTATTCTAGAACTACAGATAAGTACGTAGAGCTGTCAGACAGAGCTAGAATGGCCAATAATCTAAA of Gottschalkia purinilytica contains these proteins:
- a CDS encoding BhlA/UviB family holin-like peptide, whose translation is MEQQIIKVALSQGLWAVLFVFMLFYVLRENSKREENYQDIIKELSEKFNIVEDVKEDVREIKKKIFH